The genomic interval gGACAAACATGTCCAAATCAGTTGCTCTGGACGTTTTCCTGCCAACACCCATGTAAcatgtctggaaaatgtcagtgaGCAACTGTAAGAATATTGTAGAAAATTCACAGTGAGTGAGTTGGTGACATTTCTTACGCAAGACTgaaggaatacaaatatctcaggatcaTAGAACTTGGAAAGATGGCATGATTTGACAGCTTTTTCACAAAGGCCGATGTCAGTATCTAtgttctgtaaacaaaaacatgtaggACACCACCGTAACTTAAGGAGTTATGGTTAAAATGAATTTGTGGGATTTTCGTGTCAATAACTTTGAATTAAAGATTTCAATTTGTGGGAATAACTACTCTCCACTGGGTTTTAAGACATAATGCAACTCATTAGCGTTTTCGCTTATTGCACACCTGCCATTTTAAACAGTGCATACTTACTACTGTTCAAAATGTCTTTGTATTTTTTACCCAGTTGTGAATATGACCTTTTGAGTACATTGCAAACAGTCAACATGCTTGTTTTGGTCATGTGTGGGCATATAATATGAAATATGGGTAGGTCTACTGTTAAAGCTCATTTTGTGTTTATGGAAAATGATCATTTAAATGTAGTAACTCGTTCTGGAGAGTTCATTATGTCAGCATTGTTTTTAAAGCATTACATAAATTGGAAAAGGAAGTATCCCGGTAAATTTCCAAACAAGACTTCTTTCTTTTCAGTCACTCTCCAGATTTACTGGATGCCAGTCTCAGCAGCGTCGGCTCCTCCATCGACTCCCCAGGCAAAATGGAGGGGGTGTCGCCCTCCTCATCCAGCAACTCGCCCTTCGCTTCCCTCCAGGATTTGTCCCCAAAATGAGAAGGGTTGGAAAAAAGACACTAAAAAGGACTGGCATAGGGGGGGGAACCAGTTTCCTTTTCAGaccctccacctctccatcgGCTAGATTTAGTATAATGTCCCCTGCGTTGGCTTCTGGGCGACTGTTTTTCATGGCTGCTCTGTGGAGGGTCTAGATAGGTTTTGAATTAAGGAAATGAAAGCCATGGACGAGGTTTGGTGTTTACAGAGATTGAAGAGTGAAACTGGGGATGACTGAAGTCACAGAGCATCAGCTGCTAGTTGAGGATCTTGGATGGTGCTTGGCTTCATAgtgatattgtgtttttttttttttttaagtggctATCCTGTAAAACTGTCCCACCAGTTCCCCTCACTGGAAAGAGACATTGAGCActggacaaaaagaaaagagactaTTCGGATGTGTACATTTCTCCATATTTTTTGTGCTGGAAAACTTGTCTTCAGGCCTTTGTATGTACACCGTCTGCATATTTTGTAAGAAAAGATTTAACTTATTGTTTTTTCCTGCTTTGTTTGTAATTATGTACATATTAACCTCGTCAGATGTCGTACATAGTTTTAAATTTGGCTGTTGGGTGAATGTGGGCACACAAACAGCGAAGGTTTTCTTTGTTAAAAGAACGTAAACTACTTCTGGGGTTCGGCAGATTCAAAATATTTTTATGAGACCGGCTGTGAACTGGTGAAATTCTCAGTTGGACTTGTTTGTGCCCGTCACTGTTCGTTACTGCAACATTAACCGCTCAGTGGATGGAAGGACATGATCTGTCAACACTAACAGTTCCTCTGTATCCTGTGTTCTTTTCAGGATGGACatgatgttcttttttttctaaaaaatgttttatttatggagAAAACGGTTTATATGAATTGGATGGTGATAGGTTTCTatctcagtaaaaaaaaaaatgacccaTTTGTATTGTCATTTACACCAAATCAGCTGGCTGCCTGAATTAATTGGCAGTAAAATCAAAATGGCACCATAGTGAGTGAAGAGACTGCTGTTTCTGCTGTGttgttacatttattaaaagctttttttgttGCACAGGACCCTCAATCCTGTTGTGTTTCCAGCCTGTGTGTAAGTCTTACAAAGGGAAGACATGACACTGAAATATTAGCTTTCTGTTGAAGAGCCCAAGAAATGCTGCATGTTGAGGTTCAACCTGTACTTCCTGTCATTCATATCTCTTGTGTAACTTACACGGCTCAACCCCATCGCCTTCCAGGAGTATGTACAAAAGGAAGTGATTGTAAATCATTTTATGGAAGTGTGCCCTTTTCAATTTAAGGAAAAGTTTTGGTTGCAGTCCTTCTactgaatgtttatttttttatttttacaattgaaaaaatgtttcagGGGAGAAGCAGTTGGCTTGCTGTGCTGCCAACAAGGTATTTGAGATAAACCTTTTTGTCATCTGTAGAAGCATTGAGGGCACAAATCTAGCAGATATTCCTATTCGACACTGCGTTTGTAATGGAAAGGCTGTATTCTTTCAAGCTGGCCAACATCTCGCCTACGCTTGTGTATTTTGTGATCGCAATTGTAGTGAACATaaggacaaaataaattatttctttatgacatttgtgaaagtgtttttatgtataTCAACCTTATTTCTTTATGACCAGTAGAGTATGAACAGACCACCTTATCTCCATGGCTTCAGAGAACATTACACCCACTAACATTAGGCACCCACATTTGTGTTACCTGACCCAAAGCATTCTTGTACTTGTATCTTAGTCAGGACATTCGTTGGTATATCATTCCCTAGTCCCTTACTGTGACCTTAACCACTGTTTGAAAAGGTGAGGACTGGTCAAAATATGGTCATTCTGTAAGGTCTATGCCCAAAATGGCTCTCACAAAGATTTAGGCACAACTACACACATTTACTGATATGAAATATCAACCATGCACTTGTGGCCACAGTAAGATCTCAGTCTTAATCGTATCTACTGCTCTGTAAACAATGACTCTTCTCCGATGTCAAACCTGATTACACAGGGATTAGGGATTGTTTTTCCTACCTCACATTACAAAGCTGACGAGATGTAATTGTCAATCTGTGTACTCCTGATCAACcctttaaaaatgtcaaagaaaaaccCTGATTTGATCTATGAACATTATACCAGACAGATGTATGGAGACTTTATTAAACATTTGATGTAGCATTGACATAATAcggcaaacaaaagaaaaaatattttcttttgttgacATGTATAAGTATCatactgcaggaaaaaaaagaactcACTCAAAAATGGTATCAACGCTTGCAAGATGCATGACGTCTACACTGAAAATGCTTCAAAACATTGAATGTAATGATGGTTACATGTGAGTAACATGACAAAACTTGAATGGCTTTATATACATGGTATCATGTTCGCATGTGGATTCCTTCAAACTAATATTGACCACAGAAATACAGACACAGGCAATATGAGGCCACAGGACAACTCTGGGCGAGTGGCGTCATGTTTCTTCACAGACCCTGTTCAGGGACGGCTCCTCTCACACCAACACTCCGGAGGTTTCTCCTGTTTGCATCAGTTCAGTGTTGTGTAAATGTATGCATTAACACAATACATGTGAGGATTTAAAAACAAGAAtgctaaaaaaaatgtatgtatgagGGGACGAGgcgatttaaaataataatagacCCCCGTCCCCTGCTGTCAGCTCTACACACTGAAGCGTAGTGGAGCCTCTGGTGTGAGAATGTTTTCTTTAGTCTTTTGGATCATTTTcgtccctcctcctcgtcctccgcTCCCAGCGCTTCATGTGCGTAGGATGACCATTGTAAGAAGACCTATAATATGAAAGGAGACAACACAGATACACAATGTCATTtcatattaacaaaatatacaaaaatatcagCGTAGATCCAATTTAAATGCAACCTCATTCTGTCCTAGCGAGCAGCTAGGCTATTAGCTAGAACTAAGGGCCTTATCGTTTTAACATTGACTCCCTGTTTGTAAtaggattgattttaaaatgtcactgaTTACTTCTAAGGCTCTTCTTGGCCTGACCCCAAGTTATATCTCTGACCTTTTCATTCCTCATCTACCTTTGCACAGCTTGTAATTTTCAGGCAAGGGTCtgtgtcacttcctggttcTAGTCAGGAAACTAGGGGTTACAGAACTTTTTCCATCAGGGCTTTGGAATGAATTGTGTTAGGAAATAAGGCTGACTAAGACGTTTTCTTTGAAgtctcataaaaaaaaaaaattgcttgtATATTCCTAAATTAACTTGGGGTTTCCAATATTATTTATGTACTTCCTTCTGAATTCtattagtttttttgttgtgcAGCATTTTATACGTGCTCAATAAATTAagttgttattaataatattatccACCGAAGTGAGTCCTCTCACTTACCGAGAACATAAGCAGCTACAAGTTTCTTGTTAACACTTAAGTGGAGGTAGAGAGGCACAGTAGAGTCTTGCTCCCCCAGCGTCGGGAGCATCAGGGCGGCCATACACACCAGACCCAGCAGCACCGTCAGCAGACTGGGTCCTCCGGCAACAGGACGGCTCTCtaccaagcacacacacacacacagggatacaCTGCGATCAGATTCATCATTTACAAAAGTTCACAGAATTATTCTAAGGgtgtaaaaataaatcatataaaaagCCCCAAACCAACAACATGTAACTGTGTCTTACTTTCAGAGATCCCCCGCTGGTCTGTGGCTCTTGGCCTGTAGCTCACTGTTTGATGTTTATTTATAGAgctattttaaaaaacactgcaacTCGCTTCACATAGGccactaaattaaaacattaatagGGAAATAattggataaaaaaaatgaaaaatacaataaaaatctgaaataaattATAAACTATTCATATAACTTAAAAATGGGCTACTTAAAAAGTTCAGTTGGTAAGATTTAGGTGATAGGGATCTATCGgcagaaataaaagacaaaaaataatcctggtgatgttttcactattgtgtttcatctaatttgtacgaattgttttctttacactagaatgggccctttatatttaaataatatatagcGGGTCTGCTCTATgaaggctgccatgttttttaaatgtcgcCCAAACTGTTCAAACTtaacatcttttgagtttttatgcgAACTGAgggtttccacaggttctcttccaTTTTAGGAAGGGGAAGGTTAGGTGAGGGATATTCAGCTGCAACCTATGGCTGCAACATGCagactagatgtcactacattctaatAACTGTACTTTGAACTTTAGCAAACATTACTCAAACAGGAATAAATAGTGTATTTGTAAATGGAAAGTATCTTCTAGCACACATTTGTTTCTATAGTCTGCTGAGTATTTCCAACAGCGGCTCAGTGTGTGGGATTGACTCAAAATAAACTAGAGTCCACGCTCATGGTAATGCATGAGGAGGATTCCCAGTGCAAAGGTGCGGCTCACTGATGTGCTTTTAATAGTGTTTAGACAACAttggaggaggcggagagaaAGAGGACACAGTGTATGATCAGAGTTTTGATTCACAAACAGGGCTTGTTAGTGGGATCATGTCATTGCTGCTTGATATAGGAGATATATAAACTATTCACCAGACTTATGTGCCTTAAACAGATTTTGTGGCAAAGAAAAGCCAAACTTATTTTCATTCTCGTCAAAGAGAGGGAGCTTGACCTAAAAGAATGTTGTAGCTACAGAATAAGATCAGACAGGGTTTATGAAACTAAAACTGTTGACTAACAGTATAACTACAATATGTACTCGGATTAACAACACAAAGCAGTGAAGAGTGATAGGATTGGCAAACTGGTAAATGCAGTTACAGCATTGACTCATAATGAAGATAAACCATATTTTTCAGCACTGGGGCTTTGTCCAATCAAAGAGCTAAATCTCCCTAAAAGCTAATTCCCCATTTCGCCATGCTAAAGgaaatggggggaaaaaatctgaATGCACCCCCCACCTTCCACTCCAGAAATGTATAGGTTCTCCCTTAGCCCATACCCCATCCTTCACCTATTTGTTATACCAGTATGTGAGCGAGAatataaacaggaaacaggtaAACATGGTgtaggaggaaaaaaagacacttCATATTCACCTACTTGTCTGGTGACAAATGTGAATCAGAAGATTATTACAACCTGTGCATGATAATACTAACACTGTCAGAGTGCGTCTGTGAAGGTTAGAATGatcacgtttaaaaaaaaatcataggtAAGTTAGTAGGTAGATATTAATAGGGGTATTTTCATGTCCATTATTGCACATCTTTTATAAGCATTTGGCGCCATCTAGGGACAGAACCATGCAACAGGCAGCTCTACTCACCTGTCTGAAATGAAGTCTGTTCAAAAAACTCGCTTTCTGCAAACTGCTCTTTGATTCTGCGTTCATCATCTAGGGGCCGGGGGCTGGGCGGCTCCTGTGAGGCAGAGGGGCGGAGCGTCGCTGACACCTCTTTGCGACCCAGAGCTTTCCTCTGACTCTGCTCCGACACCTGCAGTCGGAACTTGTCGTACACCCCATAATGGCAGGCCCGCACATCTCTGTGTCTGATGACTCTGTGTGGACACATTATTTAACAAGGTGGGAAGGTCAGCTGTATAAACAACCCAAACTGACAGGAGATATAAATCTAACACTGCCTTGCACCCTActaatagtttttttaaatcaatgaacAACAAAGACATGGGCATGAATAACAACCTCAAATATGTTTGGTGGCGTACCActgcatgaaaaataaatgtcctacacacaaaaaacaaactcacatgTCAACGCAACATTGTGGCTTGACGGCACCGGTGGCATCCACCACAGTGTACTTGTTTGGCGCTGTGCAGAGCACTGACAAAAATCAACAAGTGCACAAGTTACCAATCCATTCAGAGAGAATTCCCAAATGTGATACAGTGTACACAGAAGCATGAGGTGAATTGTGTTTCCCTCTGCCCACTTACCTTTAAACTTGAGGGCGAACTCATAGGGATTGTAGAGGGTGAGCACCTGCTTGTGGGACGTCTGGTCATCTGCGTAGAAGATGAGCTCAGTGGGGAACACGAACACGGGAAGGTTTCCTTCCACCAGCTCAGGCTgtcgatgctgctgctgcattggCTCCAGCTGAGCTCTTCCCCTTCCCCGTCCACGGTCTGCCTGCTGGGCCCCCCACCCTTCTCTACCCACTATCAAGCTGTGAAAACTCCCTTTCGGTGGAAACGGCACTTCCCGCCCTCAGCTTCTTAGCGCCATGACAAGACACTGTGAAGTAACAAAGTAGGATAATGAAGTACAGTTACACAATGACACATATTCACAATCTGTGAcacttgttgtttttgttctacTACATTTCATAGTTTGtaagaaaaaacaagattttcaCAAAACTTTGTTGAGGTCAGAGAAGACTCCATTAAATATTGATGCAGATCTGGATAAAGCGGCAGGTCCAGGTGATTtggtcactttctttaacattgcaagatatgGCATTtttctaaaaaactaaaataatccgGCACTCACGGAATGGATATATATGAGTATGGGACAATTGGTGCAGCTTGTGTGAATTTAAGGAGTCTTGGGCCTTCAAGGAGGTATATGTTCCAACGAGTGCTGTGTTATTCCATGCATTCATCTgctgtgtgtagtttttttgCACATCAATATTCTGCTGTGACTTATGCACTAAAGCTTAAACTGTACGATCCACTAACAAGGTTTGATCTACAACTAAATAAATTGTGGATGTTTTAGGCAGGAAATAACACtggtgagaaaaaaagaaaagaaaaacaatatatcaGCTTGGCCCAAAGTTACAATGCCAACCTGTTATGAGGTGCCACTGCTTCAGCTGACATGAAGCAGTGGCACCCGGCTATTTTAGCACAGTTTACACAAGCTAATTCATCAATACTCTCAAAGGCACCAGTGCACACTCATATGCTAGTGCTAACATTCTTTATCTCACTATAGTATAACAGGGAAAATCTGTTTTAATTACAGATAAACACATGTTTTGCTTTTTCCTCATCACTTTTTcaacatgaaaaacatgaaTCTTAATCAAGTGAGGCTCAGACAAACAGGAGCTCGGCGTGTCCGGTCACGTGTCTCCGTGTTTACATGGTTACGGTGCCCCTCGAGGAACCAGGGGCTCGTGGTGTCGCAACACAAGAGGCGATCAACACGTTTGTTTTCCACGTACACGTGAACATCCCGATACAGTCACGTCCAAGTCCACTAAGCTCTGCTGAACTCGCTCAACCCTCCCGAGGAGTCATATTTTGTGGTTCGTCATATTCACATTTAACGACTGTATTTAAAGAATGTATTTAAAGAATGTATTTAAAGCCCGTACTGTAGCCTGCCTTCAAAGTGCAGCGTAATCGTGACTGACAGCGTAAACAGACGCCAGATATAAGGTCTTCACGCTCCAGTGTTTATTAGAAATggaaatagaaagaaaacataatgcTCACGGACCCTGTTAACACATCGTTACAGTGAAATGCTAACCAGGGCTGGTGACGTTAGCTAGCATTAGCCTGCTAGCCCGAGCCCAGGTGATAGCCGATCGCCACTTAACGCTGTCTGTGCTCGGTGTCATGACACAGGACACAACCGAGACACGTCCTACATGAAGACAAGCAGCCAGCGGAGGGTTTTACCTTGTTGTCAGCACACAGGTCCGAGTCTCCGcggtgtgtgagcgtgtgatcGCGCCCTGTTGTTGTTCCCTCCAGCCTCTTCTCTTTGTCAATAATATGCTGCAGAGCTCGCGGTGGATGCTGGGAAGGCACAGGACGCGTGAGACGTCAACAAAGCGGAAGAAGTAACTAACTCGTACATAAGAGACTCAATGGATGTCGTTTAAAGGCTCGTTAATCACGTTGTGATACGGAATATAAATGCCCACATGATACCACTGCATTTGTATCATTGATCATTATTAACGAATAAAAGATTCCCTCTGCATCCGCGGTACTTTattaattgtaaaaaataaaatacaaatttaaaaaatttctAAAATAATTTATCCAACCTGTTTTTAAGGGAAGCAAATGAAAACCACAAATGCAATTGTATACAGTTTGCAGTATGCTGCCAAAGTAACTGTAATCAGACACCTACATCTTATTACATTGTGTCTGGGTTCAGCTACCATGACTTTCCACTGACCTTTAAATCTATGgagtgtatttatgtatttaaaaaaaaaactcttttgaTGTAATCTCCTTTCATGTACCAGCGATGTTGCCTTCATGGGGTGTCGGAGAGAACGTGGAACATGATGATGAGGGCTGTGGTGAAAGTGACTTCATATATGTCCATTGTGTCTAAACGAATTGTGCATTTTCTCTCTCTAGTCTACGACCTAACCCTGCTGCCAACGTCCTAGGTACACACATTATGACCTATTGATGTACTTACAACATGTTCAACTTAAATACTTATTAAGCCAGTTGGATGGGTGGAGCTTGTGAGGGATCATGAACGCAGCAAAAGAGTGACAAGGGAGAGAATCAGAGGtgatgtgcttgtgtgtgtgtttgtttgagggttaagacttgagACTTAAGGTTAAGGTCTGgctagaattaggtttaggtcaGAATGAGCCAAAGGTTAAGGTAAGAATTAGGTTGAGGTTAGaataaggttaaggttagggttagacataGGTTTAGGTTATATACAGTTTAGGTACGAATTAGGTTTAGGATAGGGTTataatagggttagggttagaattaggtttatgctagaatta from Limanda limanda chromosome 10, fLimLim1.1, whole genome shotgun sequence carries:
- the mospd1 gene encoding motile sperm domain-containing protein 1, giving the protein MQQQHRQPELVEGNLPVFVFPTELIFYADDQTSHKQVLTLYNPYEFALKFKVLCTAPNKYTVVDATGAVKPQCCVDIVIRHRDVRACHYGVYDKFRLQVSEQSQRKALGRKEVSATLRPSASQEPPSPRPLDDERRIKEQFAESEFFEQTSFQTESRPVAGGPSLLTVLLGLVCMAALMLPTLGEQDSTVPLYLHLSVNKKLVAAYVLGLLTMVILRT